A region of Dermochelys coriacea isolate rDerCor1 chromosome 1, rDerCor1.pri.v4, whole genome shotgun sequence DNA encodes the following proteins:
- the PROSER1 gene encoding proline and serine-rich protein 1 isoform X1, with the protein MDKKSFETVLDEIRKAVLTEYKLKAIEYVHGYFSSEQIVELLRYFSWAEPQLKAMKALQHKMVAVPASKVVNILNCFTFSKDKLVALELLASNIVDAQNYRLIEDLFRINMSEKKRCRRILEQASKGGCKAPHAMISSCGMIPGNPYPKGKPSRINGIFPGTPIKKETEECTNEGKGIAARILGPSKPAPATYNPHKPVPYPIPPCRPHATIAPSAYNNAGLVPMASVLAPSLPAPPPYTPNQVGSENEDLSNQAKPSQNQAFSAQANQLFTPHGSNPSTPAATPVPTPSPVKAISHPLAPATAVISGMSMSTPVLPVFPGQVSSSIHTSQPSTPTPSVIKSLSLPGVPVTSVHSATSIPIPAVFSGLASIPAATPAPQGSSTPCATPASNEAFASASAPFAGLPFSATSSIASVNNPTPLSSVFAGLPLSLTPTPQGISSPIPSAIASSPASSISGPLSLPNPILSVLKGFLTSNDTSLINALPSAVTSELASLSALANQSSEPPASSVNKCYTPSVTPTPQRSSTPGLAIFPGLPSPSVANPSPTPPTLPTQSPLTTSQSIIPVSCGASVALLHGASPTNAEQQISSAPVATGIPVLVKTEPMSPTLSAFKGPSHSAGPSHGTLGLSALGRAYTSATSVPVSLPSSLNPALSGLSSLSAPLNSSTSLASISLAPHASSAPVAPVFNGLPPFTSLTSNFAFTGNPALTPPVTVPGSLLVTPSTTASSVSASHVNSTAAVLSGLTASATVSASPFPLNLSSAVPSLFSVTQGPLGSSNPSFPGFPVSNTPTVTPALPSFPGLQASSTVAAVAPLPAAATAPSPAPVLPGFASAFSSNFNSALVAQAGLTSGLQTPGNTVFPGLLSLPGIPGFTQSAAQSSLQELQHSAAAQSALLQAHSASALENYPAQPDGFASYPSAPGTPFSLQTSLPQSGWQ; encoded by the exons ATGGATAAGAAATCATTTGAGACCGTGCTTGATGAAATTAGAAAG GCTGTGTTGACTGAATACAAATTAAAAGCTATAGAATATGTGCATGGATACTTCTCTAGTGAACAG ATTGTTGAATTACTGAGATACTTTTCTTGGGCTGAACCACAGCTAAAGGCAATGAAGGCTTTACAACAT AAAATGGTAGCTGTTCCAGCATCAAAAGTGGTTAATATCCTTAACTGCTTCACCTTTAGTAAAGACAAGCTTGTTGCTCTAGAACTCTTAGCTTC CAACATTGTTGATGCTCAGAATTACCGCCTTATTGAGGACCTGTTCAGGATTAACATGTCAGAGAAGAAAAGGTGCAGGAGAATTCTTGAGCAG gcttccaaaggaggctgtAAAGCCCCTCATGCTATGATATCTTCCTGTGGCATGATTCCTGGAAACCCTTATCCTAAGGGGAAACCAAGCCGGATAAATGGAATTTTCCCA GGAACACCTATCAAAAAGGAGACTGAAGAATGTACTAATGAAGGGAAGGGAATTGCAGCCCGTATACTTGGACCATCCAAACCA gctCCAGCAACATACAACCCACACAAACCTGTTCCGTACCCCATCCCACCATGCCGGCCACATGCAACTATTGCACCAA gTGCTTACAACAACGCCGGTCTAGTTCCAATGGCCAGTGTCCTAGCACCAAGCTTACCAGCTCCTCCACCATATACTCCTAATCAAGTGGGATCAG AAAACGAAGACCTTTCCAATCAGGCAAAACCTTCCCAAAATCAAG CTTTTTCTGCACAAGCGAATCAGCTCTTTACTCCTCATGGTTCTAATCCTTCAACACCTGCTGCTACTCCAGTTCCTACCCCATCCCCTGTCAAGGCGATAAGCCATCCATTAGCACCTGCCACTGCAGTCATCTCTGGGATGAGCATGTCTACCCCTGTGCTTCCTGTTTTCCCAGGGCAGGTCTCCTCTTCCATCCATACATCTCAGCCATCAACCCCGACCCCATCTGTCATCAAATCCCTTTCATTGCCTGGTGTTCCTGTCACATCTGTTCATAGTGCAACCTCCATCCCTATTCCTGCAGTTTTCTCTGGACTGGCTTCTATCCCTGCTGCTACGCCAGCTCCACAAGGTTCTTCCACACCATGTGCCACACCTGCCTCTAATGAAGCTTTTGCATCTGCTTCTGCACCATTTGCTGGCCTCCCTTTTTCTGCAACCTCTTCAATTGCTTCAGTTAATAATCCTACTCCATTGTCATCAGTTTTTGCTGGCCTCCCTTTGTCCTTGACCCCCACTCCTCAAGGGATATCTAGTCCCATTCCCTCTGCAATTGCTAGCTCTCCTGCCAGTAGCATCTCTGGCCCACTTAGCTTGCCTAATCCAATTCTATCTGTGTTAAAGGGATTTCTGACATCAAATGATACCTCATTAATCAATGCTTTACCTTCTGCTGTGACAAGTGAGCTTGCCTCTTTATCTGCTCTTGCTAATCAAAGCTCTGAGCCTCCTGCCTCCTCTGTAAACAAATGTTATACTCCATCTGTCACACCTACACCACAACGTTCTTCCACGCCAGGCCTGGCCATTTTCCCGggtcttccctctccctctgtaGCCAATCCTAGTCCCACTCCCCCAACATTGCCAACGCAGTCACCATTAACCACTTCACAATCTATTATACCAGTCAGCTGTGGCGCCTCCGTTGCACTTTTGCATGGTGCAAGCCCTACTAATGCTGAGCAGCAGATTTCATCAGCCCCAGTTGCCACAGGTATTCCAGTTCTGGTCAAAACTGAACCCATGAGCCCTACTCTCTCAGCCTTCAAAGGCCCTTCTCATTCGGCTGGCCCATCTCATGGCACGCTAGGATTGTCAGCGCTTGGGCGTGCATATACCTCTGCAACTTCAGTGCCAGTCAGTTTACCTAGTTCCCTTAATCCAGCATTATCAGGTCTCTCCTCTTTGAGTGCTCCCTTAAACAGCTCCACTTCTCTTGCCTCTATTTCCCTGGCCCCACATGCTTCTTCTGCTCCAGTTGCCCCAGTATTTAATGGACTTCCTCCCTTCACGTCTCTGACCAGTAACTTTGCTTTTACTGGTAACCCAGCACTTACACCACCGGTCACTGTCCCAGGGTCTTTGTTAGTCACTCCATCTACAACTGCTTCATCTGTGTCTGCTTCTCATGTGAATTCTACAGCCGCTGTTCTCTCAGGACTCACTGCTTCAGCAACAGTCTCTGCTTCACCCTTTCCGCTTAACTTGTCCAGTGCCGTCCCCTCCTTATTTTCTGTCACCCAGGGGCCTCTGGGATCATCAAACCCATCCTTCCCTGGTTTCCCTGTCTCTAACACACCCACTGTCACTCCAGCTCTCCCTTCTTTCCCTGGCCTCCAGGCATCTTCTACAGTAGCAGCAGTTGCACCGCTGCCGGCAGCTGCCACAGCCCCATCTCCGGCTCCGGTCCTGCCAGGGTTTGCCTCGGCCTTTAGCTCAAACTTCAACTCTGCACTTGTTGCACAGGCTGG CCTGACTTCTGGGCTGCAAACCCCAGGAAATACAGTTTTCCCTGGACTCTTATCTCTTCCTGGTATCCCTGGATTTACCCAAAGTGCCGCACAGTCTTCCCTGCAGGAATTGCAGCATAGTGCAGCAGCGCAATCAGCACTACTACAG GCACATTCAGCTTCAGCCCTAGAGAACTATCCAGCTCAGCCTGATGGTTTTGCTAGCTATCCCTCTGCACCAGGAACACCATTTTCACTGCAGACAAGTCTACCCCAGAGTGGATGGCAATAA
- the PROSER1 gene encoding proline and serine-rich protein 1 isoform X2, with translation MDKKSFETVLDEIRKAVLTEYKLKAIEYVHGYFSSEQKMVAVPASKVVNILNCFTFSKDKLVALELLASNIVDAQNYRLIEDLFRINMSEKKRCRRILEQASKGGCKAPHAMISSCGMIPGNPYPKGKPSRINGIFPGTPIKKETEECTNEGKGIAARILGPSKPAPATYNPHKPVPYPIPPCRPHATIAPSAYNNAGLVPMASVLAPSLPAPPPYTPNQVGSENEDLSNQAKPSQNQAFSAQANQLFTPHGSNPSTPAATPVPTPSPVKAISHPLAPATAVISGMSMSTPVLPVFPGQVSSSIHTSQPSTPTPSVIKSLSLPGVPVTSVHSATSIPIPAVFSGLASIPAATPAPQGSSTPCATPASNEAFASASAPFAGLPFSATSSIASVNNPTPLSSVFAGLPLSLTPTPQGISSPIPSAIASSPASSISGPLSLPNPILSVLKGFLTSNDTSLINALPSAVTSELASLSALANQSSEPPASSVNKCYTPSVTPTPQRSSTPGLAIFPGLPSPSVANPSPTPPTLPTQSPLTTSQSIIPVSCGASVALLHGASPTNAEQQISSAPVATGIPVLVKTEPMSPTLSAFKGPSHSAGPSHGTLGLSALGRAYTSATSVPVSLPSSLNPALSGLSSLSAPLNSSTSLASISLAPHASSAPVAPVFNGLPPFTSLTSNFAFTGNPALTPPVTVPGSLLVTPSTTASSVSASHVNSTAAVLSGLTASATVSASPFPLNLSSAVPSLFSVTQGPLGSSNPSFPGFPVSNTPTVTPALPSFPGLQASSTVAAVAPLPAAATAPSPAPVLPGFASAFSSNFNSALVAQAGLTSGLQTPGNTVFPGLLSLPGIPGFTQSAAQSSLQELQHSAAAQSALLQAHSASALENYPAQPDGFASYPSAPGTPFSLQTSLPQSGWQ, from the exons ATGGATAAGAAATCATTTGAGACCGTGCTTGATGAAATTAGAAAG GCTGTGTTGACTGAATACAAATTAAAAGCTATAGAATATGTGCATGGATACTTCTCTAGTGAACAG AAAATGGTAGCTGTTCCAGCATCAAAAGTGGTTAATATCCTTAACTGCTTCACCTTTAGTAAAGACAAGCTTGTTGCTCTAGAACTCTTAGCTTC CAACATTGTTGATGCTCAGAATTACCGCCTTATTGAGGACCTGTTCAGGATTAACATGTCAGAGAAGAAAAGGTGCAGGAGAATTCTTGAGCAG gcttccaaaggaggctgtAAAGCCCCTCATGCTATGATATCTTCCTGTGGCATGATTCCTGGAAACCCTTATCCTAAGGGGAAACCAAGCCGGATAAATGGAATTTTCCCA GGAACACCTATCAAAAAGGAGACTGAAGAATGTACTAATGAAGGGAAGGGAATTGCAGCCCGTATACTTGGACCATCCAAACCA gctCCAGCAACATACAACCCACACAAACCTGTTCCGTACCCCATCCCACCATGCCGGCCACATGCAACTATTGCACCAA gTGCTTACAACAACGCCGGTCTAGTTCCAATGGCCAGTGTCCTAGCACCAAGCTTACCAGCTCCTCCACCATATACTCCTAATCAAGTGGGATCAG AAAACGAAGACCTTTCCAATCAGGCAAAACCTTCCCAAAATCAAG CTTTTTCTGCACAAGCGAATCAGCTCTTTACTCCTCATGGTTCTAATCCTTCAACACCTGCTGCTACTCCAGTTCCTACCCCATCCCCTGTCAAGGCGATAAGCCATCCATTAGCACCTGCCACTGCAGTCATCTCTGGGATGAGCATGTCTACCCCTGTGCTTCCTGTTTTCCCAGGGCAGGTCTCCTCTTCCATCCATACATCTCAGCCATCAACCCCGACCCCATCTGTCATCAAATCCCTTTCATTGCCTGGTGTTCCTGTCACATCTGTTCATAGTGCAACCTCCATCCCTATTCCTGCAGTTTTCTCTGGACTGGCTTCTATCCCTGCTGCTACGCCAGCTCCACAAGGTTCTTCCACACCATGTGCCACACCTGCCTCTAATGAAGCTTTTGCATCTGCTTCTGCACCATTTGCTGGCCTCCCTTTTTCTGCAACCTCTTCAATTGCTTCAGTTAATAATCCTACTCCATTGTCATCAGTTTTTGCTGGCCTCCCTTTGTCCTTGACCCCCACTCCTCAAGGGATATCTAGTCCCATTCCCTCTGCAATTGCTAGCTCTCCTGCCAGTAGCATCTCTGGCCCACTTAGCTTGCCTAATCCAATTCTATCTGTGTTAAAGGGATTTCTGACATCAAATGATACCTCATTAATCAATGCTTTACCTTCTGCTGTGACAAGTGAGCTTGCCTCTTTATCTGCTCTTGCTAATCAAAGCTCTGAGCCTCCTGCCTCCTCTGTAAACAAATGTTATACTCCATCTGTCACACCTACACCACAACGTTCTTCCACGCCAGGCCTGGCCATTTTCCCGggtcttccctctccctctgtaGCCAATCCTAGTCCCACTCCCCCAACATTGCCAACGCAGTCACCATTAACCACTTCACAATCTATTATACCAGTCAGCTGTGGCGCCTCCGTTGCACTTTTGCATGGTGCAAGCCCTACTAATGCTGAGCAGCAGATTTCATCAGCCCCAGTTGCCACAGGTATTCCAGTTCTGGTCAAAACTGAACCCATGAGCCCTACTCTCTCAGCCTTCAAAGGCCCTTCTCATTCGGCTGGCCCATCTCATGGCACGCTAGGATTGTCAGCGCTTGGGCGTGCATATACCTCTGCAACTTCAGTGCCAGTCAGTTTACCTAGTTCCCTTAATCCAGCATTATCAGGTCTCTCCTCTTTGAGTGCTCCCTTAAACAGCTCCACTTCTCTTGCCTCTATTTCCCTGGCCCCACATGCTTCTTCTGCTCCAGTTGCCCCAGTATTTAATGGACTTCCTCCCTTCACGTCTCTGACCAGTAACTTTGCTTTTACTGGTAACCCAGCACTTACACCACCGGTCACTGTCCCAGGGTCTTTGTTAGTCACTCCATCTACAACTGCTTCATCTGTGTCTGCTTCTCATGTGAATTCTACAGCCGCTGTTCTCTCAGGACTCACTGCTTCAGCAACAGTCTCTGCTTCACCCTTTCCGCTTAACTTGTCCAGTGCCGTCCCCTCCTTATTTTCTGTCACCCAGGGGCCTCTGGGATCATCAAACCCATCCTTCCCTGGTTTCCCTGTCTCTAACACACCCACTGTCACTCCAGCTCTCCCTTCTTTCCCTGGCCTCCAGGCATCTTCTACAGTAGCAGCAGTTGCACCGCTGCCGGCAGCTGCCACAGCCCCATCTCCGGCTCCGGTCCTGCCAGGGTTTGCCTCGGCCTTTAGCTCAAACTTCAACTCTGCACTTGTTGCACAGGCTGG CCTGACTTCTGGGCTGCAAACCCCAGGAAATACAGTTTTCCCTGGACTCTTATCTCTTCCTGGTATCCCTGGATTTACCCAAAGTGCCGCACAGTCTTCCCTGCAGGAATTGCAGCATAGTGCAGCAGCGCAATCAGCACTACTACAG GCACATTCAGCTTCAGCCCTAGAGAACTATCCAGCTCAGCCTGATGGTTTTGCTAGCTATCCCTCTGCACCAGGAACACCATTTTCACTGCAGACAAGTCTACCCCAGAGTGGATGGCAATAA